A region from the Aegilops tauschii subsp. strangulata cultivar AL8/78 chromosome 5, Aet v6.0, whole genome shotgun sequence genome encodes:
- the LOC141022563 gene encoding uncharacterized protein → MSSNASTYSNPFAVEAAEIHDINVHARVPVVLDASNSTYFAWKTYFSLLFRENNLVDHVDGTVDSRAMVDDVEWTAIDATIIRWFFSTISKDLFHTVVSAGDDARAMWVKLNGLFTDNKLQRRVFLQQEFFDCHQDEQSIDDYCRRLKTLADELCDIGAKVDDDLLLSTLTAGLNEDFSNATSNLTLMPEPSFPKFVAYLGLESAG, encoded by the coding sequence ATGTCGTCCAACGCCTCCACCTACTCCAACCCCTTCGCCGTCGAAGCTGCTGAGATCCACGACATCAACGTCCATGCACGCGTCCCCGTGGTCCTCGACGCCTCCAACTCCACGTACTTCGCGTGGAAGACGTACTTCTCGCTGCTATTCCGCGAGAACAACCTCGTGGATCATGTGGATGGCACCGTGGACTCCCGCGCCATGGTGGACGATGTCGAGTGGACCGCGATCGACGCCACGATCATCCGGTGGTTCTTCAGCACCATCTCCAAGGACTTGTTCCACACGGTCGTGAGCGCCGGCGATGATGCCCGTGCCATGTGGGTCAAGCTGAAcggcctcttcaccgacaacaaGCTTCAGCGCCGCGTTTTTTTGCAGCAGGAATTTTTTGACTGTCACCAGGATGAACAGTCCATTGATGACTACTGCCGCCGCCTAAAGACGTTGGCGGATGAACTCTGTGACATTGGAGCCAAGGTGGATGACGACCTCCTCCTCAGCACGCTCACCGCCGGCCTCAACGAGGACTTCAGCAACGCCACCAGCAACCTCACCTTGATGCCGGAGCCCTCCTTCCCCAAGTTTGTGGCGTACCTGGGGTTGGAGAGCGCCGGATGA